The DNA sequence GGCACTGGGAGTTCTTTATTTTACGTCTTATAGGGATCCAAATCAAGTTTGGAATAAAAGAGGTTATCTTCTCCCTTATACAGTTTATTCGGAAGTAACTTTGACAATAGAAAAGTGCATCTTATTCATGTAGAGGAACCAACTTTATTTGGAGTGGTTACTTTTTGTATTTACTGATCACACACGTATACGTACTTATTCATCATTACCCATTTCAAAATGGATTTCCATACTTTTTGCCCGATTGGTTGTAACTTGATGGCGACCAAGCAACAAGCAACAGATAAGGTAAGTCCCGTGTGAATTATACTATGGGCTAAGGTTTGTTTTGACTCTTTTTAATTTAAGTGATCAAAATTTTTGTTTGTTTGAAGTGAGTATTTATTCTTGCGTATATGTTATATTACTCTTTTCACTTTTTACGTATTTTTAACACGCATACACAAGCCGGAGGACTTTCGGGAAACAGCCTCTTCATTCTTCGGAATGAGGGGAAGGCTGCGTACATCTTACCCTCCCCAGACCCTGCGTTAAGCGGGATATAATGggtatgtttggtttggtttatTTGGTATGACAAAAATATCACTTTTTCAAACTGTTGGCCAAAAATCCCGGTTCATTTGAGAAATGGATAACCTAAAACGCATTTGATGAATATGTAtcatgtaaaaaaataaaaaattaaaaattaaaaaaaacactAAAGGAGACACGCATTACTAGAATGCGTATCAAAGCATTTGAAGTCATGATACGCAAATACGTATCATCATTTTAcattttttcgattttttttaaaaacttttcttaacATTAGTTAAcctatttctaaaatttttaaaagTGGCATTTTTGGCCAAAATTTTTAAAAGTGATATTATTGTCATATAATATAAAAAATGGTATTTTGTCATTTTTTCTATAAAAGCAAGCAATCATGTTACAAATGGAAACAAGTTGCGTCATACTTCGTTGAATCGTAAAATTTAATCATCGAAACAcgaatttatttttaattttaatatttaagttaataatttaaaattggtattaaacaaaaaaaaagaacATAATATTTTGAGGGAAGGATATAATTTATTAGTGTTaacatatataattttatttttgataTATAGTTCCATTGTTAAAATAGGTTCATTGTTAGGTTTTTTtctttattattatatttttgttAGCTATATAAACCTATATCCTATAATAATCCATTACAAGATTTATAATAACAAAACCTAACTTTTATCTCCTCTCCCTTTTTTATCATAGTAACAGTAGATATGGTCGTTCGATCTGGGATAGGTTGATGATGAAGAGCAAATTGTGATGTTGGGTTGATTCAATATGGGATAGGTTGATGGAGATCATATTGTGATGGCTTTCAGATGTTGggtttaaaatatatatatttcaattattgTTTGGTTTATCGTCTTCTTCTCCAAAATCCAAATCGGTTCTTTGACTGATTTTGAGTTTTAATCATGATAACTATTTTTTTCCTTCGTATTGATTCGACTTTTGGGGTACAAATATTGATTTTGGTTGAAATCTTCTTCCGATGGTTTCATTTAATTTTGGTGGGGACTACGAGTAAGCAAACATTTCCATAACCGTCCAAACCAATCATTTCAAACCACCTAAACCGAAATTTTATCATTTTATAAAAGTTTAGATCGGTTGTGGTTTCATTTTTCCAAAACCTGAAAAGTAACGGTTTAGTTTATATTTATCTTTTATACAGCCCATTATATCCAAACCACccatatatattaaaatattgtAATTATATATTTTGAGGATATATATATTGCATGAATTATTGATATTTGTAAGTATTTGAATCCATATTATGTTAAGTACACTTGGATGTTAAATATTAAAGTTAGAAGATCCAAATTATTACATAATGAACTtgtttaatttatattttattaaccTATTAAATTTTTAACCTAGTACATATATGCACATATTTTTCTTAACGGTTTAAACAAAAACTGTCCAACCCGAAACGTTATAATTTGGGTGGTTTAGTTATATCTGTAATGGTTATGGTTACGATAATAGTTAAGTAAAATGTAAAAACACTAAATTTGGTTTGGATGATTATAAGCTCCAAACCCGCCTATTCCACCCGATACTCACCCCCAGTTCGGACTCTCGTACACACACTCTCTTTCTCTGTTTGATGATATTGACTCAGCAATAAAAAAATTAGTAATTATTTATTGCCATATCATCTTCCTTTTCCTTTCTCCTATTTATATTTATACCTTtttcactttttattttattttgaagcCGTTGGCGGGGTTGTTTGAGTTTATTTGGTGTTTTAGGCACGTTGACCTAAAATTGTTTTACTTCATTTGGTATTGTAGTTTTGAATCTGTTCGATTACAGTGACTCTACTTTTTGTTTGACAAACCCTCGATTCATCATAGTGAGTTTGAGGGAGAATTTtaacatatattattattattattattataacatatattattttttttattattattatttttattattattattttaacatataatattattatcattattattatatagtcccattattataatagtttccctttaataatattttcatttattattattttgttgTTAGCAATATTATTATTTTGTTGTTGACAATCTAAGTCTCATTCTATCATAAGTGAGAATAAGTTGCATCTTAATAAAACAtaacttttctttctttctctctatacTTCGTCAACTAGGTAATCAAAGATAGGCAAATGAACATAGGATATCACGAAAAATCTAGTTTTTGAAGTATGAAATGAAATTTATCTATCCTATACTATAATATatgaaataataaaaatttagTTGGGTTACGGTACTttgttaattacttaattaccttTATTCACTCTCCATTCATTAATTTACTAAATTACCCTCATTTACTCTACTAAAATTAAAATTCTGATTTATTATTCTATTAAATTAAAGTCAAATAAGGTTAATGACCAGATTCACAGTTATTCGTAAATAATTAGAGTACAAAAAAACATGGGAAATTTACCTAAAATACATATATTTTCAAACCTATTTTCAAAATACtatcattttcaaaattatttttaaaaatacaatttttaagTTTTATTATCAAATATACGGTTTGCAACCTGTTATGCAACTTAATTTCAAATTTTGAAAAGTTTTCAACCGAATCAATCTTAAAAtcaaatttgaaaaaaaaaagttGTATAACAGTTTGCAGAAGAtacaaattatatttttaaaaataagtttaaaaatgatagtatttttaaaatatattttaaaaattgcttcatttttcaaaaaaatcTTTATAATATACAACTCCTCTAACATGCCAAGCTCACTACTTCTCGAAAACAAAACAATTTATTATAATACATAGAGTAGAACCTCCGTATAGTAATACTTTATTTAGTAATAACCTATGTATTGTAATAAAATATCAAGGTCCAAACTTGTGCTACTTATAATTAAGAATAAACTCCATATTATAATATTTTACATTTTTTAAAGTCCATGCTTTATTACTTTTCCTCTACATAAGAATAAAAAtacttaaaattaaaaaaattatatctaTATATATCCGATAAATATAATCTTGTTACATACACGACAACATAAAATACTTTTCTAAATTTGTTTATGATAATGACATAATCGTTCGGTCAACAATTCATCATTTAGCTTGCGTATACATAATAATTCATAGTTCAAAATAATTTACAATTGTATGTGGTTAATACATTGACGACCAAGAAGAATAATTccattcaaaaaaaatattttttaaggttCCAAGTTATGTTAATTCATTCTAAATACTTATGATATATTTTAAATTCACGCAATTAAGATTAATATATGTTTTgattaattttttcaaaaaaatatatgTTAACCTCTACTTTTTTCTCGGTTCCAAGGATATTACTAAATAGAGGTTTTACTATATGATGGTTCATGTTTCTCTTACTAACTTATAATATGATTTACACTTGTATATGTTTTTTCGTTGTTAATTTTTATAATGGTATTCTTtaattattttaacataattaCTCTTGCTTAAATGTGTACTCCCTCTGTCAATAACGATGTCAAACAAAATTTAAAAGGGGCTAAAATTTTTTAAATTGAACAATTTACGATATTCATACAAGTATACAAAATTATAGTACACAACTAACTTTTAATTATCTTTTCTACCTAAAGAAGTAATGGATGACAACTGAATATTATTGGCTTTGTGTATTCTGATTTTGTAGAACAACTTTATAATCAATCTTGACAAAAATAGGCTTTTCAATGTACACCACTATTAATATTTAACCACTCATCCGATTATACTGATATTTTATTGcacaaaaaatcatttaaagcaTTGATATTGACGAGCATGAGTATACATTTAAGTTTGATTTATGTTTAACACATCTCTCTTCAACTAGAAGAGCAAAAGAAGGAGCTAGGCCGAGACTAAGAAGAGACGAGACCTAAACTAGATGTCCTTCCGATACCTAAACTTGGTaacttaaaattttaaattaacgAGAAGTGGCAAAGGCGAACTGACGGAACCTTAATACGGTTCTGATAAATCCTTACAGCGGTTGTGATCCCAATTTCCAAAAGTACCAGGAAGATGACGACGTCACAATAATCAATACATGTCAAATTTTGACTACAGGTAAAAACCATCTTCTATTGTATTCATGTTTGTTcaaaaagtaattttatattATCTTAAAAACTCACATGTTTAAAAAGTAAATGTATATTCTCTTGAAATGCTCGATTATCATTGGTGTTTATAGTTTAAACACTAATATATGGAAGAAAAGAAGGCAGAAAAATGTTTCTATTGATGGCATTGATGGGCATGAGGTTGCTTTCGTTAATGTTGCTGCATAGTGAATTGGGTTTAATTGGAATGACCATAAATTTATTATATGCTTGGATACCCAAGACTGTTATGATTCAAAAACTCTGGAATCAGGCTAACCAGTAATATTTTCTAAATTCATTGATAAGGATGCCTTCACCCGGCCCTTTGGAGCATTTTTAGGATAAGACAAAGTTGGCAATCACAGAGGTTTTGGTCAGCGCtgttagagcatctccaatgaGTGTGTCGACCAAAGTAGCCAAATCATTAAAACTactaatattttattttctctttcttttattGTAATTTTGGCACATTTTTTATTAGTATTTACTCCAATGGTTTGCAACGCAAGTTGCCACAATATTCAtacattatattttttaaactaGATAGGAAGTTATATCTCTCATTGAGATATTTGTATTTTTTCCATTTAGCACACTCACGTGATATTTCTTAATGAAAATGAATAGTTTAACGATAAAACGGTAGCGGTTTTTCTCTTCCAGTTTCGTGCTTTCATTGCCCCAAATAATGATAAGCACGATATTTCATCAACTTATGTCCAGTTGCTAGAGAATCTGTACAAAGTTGATTCATATGGAGGGGAGTTGCCTTGCTGTCATGTAGATGAACGAGAACTCGAGAAAGGAAAGTAAAAGTGCTTTGATAGCAATCTATAGGCTGTGTTGGTAAATTTAATGTTTGTTAAGTTATATTATTGTTATATTCTGGttcattattatttttttattcaaatatatcttcattTGGCGGGTTCTTTAAGTTCGGCTCTCGATGATGTAGGATATGCTTGCAATCAATTTGAGCGAGTACCCTTAGTGTGTTTGAGATGGAGCACCTTGGCTCATATGAATTGTGCGTGAAATAAAATAGAAAAACGTACAACCATTAAGCCAAGTAATCTTCACACTTGATGTAGTAGTTGTAAGTTTTTCTTTTTATTTCACGAACAATCACATGAGCTATAAAGCTCCGTCTCTCACCGATCGGGGAGCTCTCTCAAATAGAGTTGAAGCATTTTCGGAATTGAATCAAAAAGTAGCGCAGTCAAACATACAAATATTACAacaaagaaataaaaataaaacccAATATAATGATAAGATCAACGAATAAACACACTGAAATTACCAAGACAACACATGAATACACTTTTTCTTTTTCCTCCGGCACATCTTTATTTCATGGTATATAGAGGACAACAAGGCAGTTCCTCATGCATAtaaatcaattttgtccaaattTTTTAGAAACTGGGCGTAAGTTGAAAGAATCTCGTGTTTTCATTGTTAGGGACAATGAAAGCACAACACATTATTAGGAGCACCGTGATCTTTCAGTGATTAAATTTTTTCACTCACAATAACAGAAATGATTAGAATCTCTGTAAATGATAAATTCGTCTTGTCCCGAAAATGTTTTTCAAAGACCCTCGCAAAATCATATTTGtctatggatttataaattattattggTTCACTCCGGATTGTCAATGAACGGACGCATCGAGGATCACGCCTAAAACCTTTTTATCAAAAGTGAAAACTTGTCTCTCATAGTTGTAATACTCTTTAGAAAAGATGTTTTCTAGGAAGCAAGCAAGCCTATCAACATCCTCAATGTTTACAAGAGGAAATATCGCTAGATTATATCGAATTGTGTACGTTACGTATAACTTATTAGATAATACCTTGTATGTGTGAATAATAGTTTGATCAAAtctattttaaatttataattactagcacatatttgaattaaaatatacacatttttcccaattgaatTCAAAAATGAATTTGAATTTTGTTCATTATtaataaatcacatatggattCAAACTAGGGTTGTACGTTCAATCCGCCCAACCCCATCAACCACAAAAATCACCCGCAGGCCGCAACCAATGTGTAGAGTACAGTTAAGCGGGTGGTCGTGAATGTAATTTTAGATAACTATTAATCTGTTGTTTGGTTgtgaatttattattttaaaaatcgtAAAAATCCAACAGAACCTGCAACCCcatattataaattaaaatatacatataaataaaatTACTGAATTACTGAAATTTGGACTTGCCCCAATATAAATGAAGTTCATAAAGTTTTATACCAACTTTTATATTTCATGGTTAGTTTTTCTTTTATAATATGTCACTGGACTCTTGAATTTATTTGTCATTTAAGCTTATTGAATTTTTAGGATTATTGAATTCTTCTATAAAGCCTTATAATTTTCATATGCAATATTTATTGAAGTAAGTTTTTTTTATTGGAGTGGTTGAACCGCAAAACCAGCCGCAATTACGTGGGTGGATTTGGTTGGTTTTTTTATACCAACGATTTGGTTGCGAATGGAGATATTGGAAAACTGTTAGTTGTGGTTTGGTCGGTTTTTACCCTCTAACCGAACCAAGCCGCACCGCGTACACCCCTAATTCAAACTCGTACTATGCCGATTCTTAAGCGGTTCTCCAAACTAggatttttttttacaaattccAACAGGGTATTAGTATCAAATATCATGGATAATTCCAAAATGGGTCCCCCTCAACTTCATTTTACAGCTGTTTATGAGGTAACAATTTACTTTTTTATGAACTTTTATGAATTCATTTCATAATCTTTGTATAGTCATGATTATCTAATTTAttagaataataattataatcCAAAAATTAGTAGAATAATATAATCTTTCAGGGGATCATGGTTTGAGTATAGAAGCATGGGTCAATATTTTTTTCAAGTAATTACAACATGTTTAATTGATTTTAGTACAAAATAATAGGGTGGGTACTTATgtttatatatacaaaattataattttaatcaaaaaCATGTTTATTAACTATAAAGTATCTTTATTAAGAAAAAATCTAAGTTCTTACTCAATTGAAAATTAATCGATCATTACAATAAAAACTCGGTCTTAAATTGTTCTAATTAATTTCACATATTTAATAGtagattttttatgattttttatgTAAAAGTATTCATTTATAAATTTTATGGGGTCTTAATAACTTTTAAGTATTGCCAAAGATTCTTTAGACAAGTACATTTACCAGCTTTACATACCATTTCATACATATTAACTACTACTTGCTCTGATTTATTTTGTGGATACATATTTATGGATGATACCAGAGATAGGGGTGGTAGCTCCGACAGAGATGGCTCTGATAGCAGCCGAAGAAAGAGTCATCACCTGAGACACACGCCTCGGCAGATTGAGAGGCTTGAAGGGTATTGTAATTTATGACTAGTGTTTCATTAAAAAAAATTCGgaatttaaattttttcaaaTTATTTCTTGATGGAAAAATTGTTGTGAATCTACAATTTTGTTTAAACGATTTTTGAAGATGTTGAGTTTTGCGATTGAATATATTTTATTTCTTGAAATATAATGTGAGTGCTTAGTTTTGGACTATTCAATTGTTTCATGTTTTAATTAGcgaaaaaataaaattattttatgccTGATCTAAGTAGAGCCGTAAAGGTAAGGTATCGTTACATCTCACATCGAGAGATCCTTTGTCTACTACTAGTGGATATATGGTATATGTTTGTTTCAGTTGTAAGGTGACGAGTCCATTTATTATTTCTAATAATTTCTTTATGTGTTTAATTGAAGGGCGTTTCGGGAATGTCCCCATCCAGACGAGAAAATGAGGATGGAGCTAAGTAAAGAGTTGGGATTGTCTTCTCGCCAAATTAAATTTTGGTTTCAAAACAAAAGGACACAATTAAAGGTTGGTTGATATTAATTTATTTAAGTCTTTGTTCTTTCTTGTTTTTGTTTGGTGCTGACTGAAATGTTTTAGGCAAAACATGAAAAATCTGACAACAATGTTCTTCGTGCCGAAAATGATAAGATCCGAAATGAAAATATCGCCATCATGGAGGCGCTTAAGAATGTTATGTGCCCATCTTGTAGAGGTCCGGATCAGTTTGGTGGAGATACTTACTTGAAAGAACAAAAGTTGCTGGAAGAGAACGGTCAGTTAAGAGAACAGGTTTGTATCATTGGAGCTGTGTACTCCACTGCAATTTAGTCAAACTTAAGTTCATGCTCTGTAATTACTTAGTTAAGTATGTACTGCAGCTTAAAAGATATGAGAACATAGTTGCCAATTACAAGCCGCTAATGGTGGATGTTTCTCGTAATGCTATGGATGAACTGATCAAGCTTGTACAAAGTGATTCACCTTTCTGGATAAGATCATCAGCTGATGGGGGCGAAGTTTTAAATCTTGaatgttatgagagcatttttcCCGGAGTTGCTAAAAGTCCTAATGTTCGCATTGAATCATCAAAAGATTCAAGTGTTGTGATCATCGATAGTTTGGAATTAGTTGATAAGTTCATGGATGCGGTTAGTTTTTGTATTCTTTCTATTATTATATTTGGTTAACACCTTATTAAACACCAAAATGCTATATAATATTTTGGTGTGGGGATGTGAATTATTTCTGCTTTGCAGAACAAGTGGATGGAATTTTTTCCTAATATTGTTTCGAGGGCAACAACACTTGAAGTTGTATCATCCGGATTGACGGGGAGTCGGAGTGGCTTGTTACAACtggttatatatatacatatatttaattcattCATTTTTCTCCGCTTCTGTATAATCTATGTATATATTATGGTACAAACAGCTTGAAAATGAATTTGTTCTTGTTGTAGATGTATGAAGAGTTGCAGGTGTTGTCCCCATTAGTACCAACCCGCAAATTCTATTTTCTTCGTTTTTGTGAGCAAATTGAGCAACATACATGGGCTATAGTTGATGTTTCCTATAACTTTCCCCAACAACCTTTTTCTACCTCTCAAAGTCCAGTTCGTCTTCTACCTTCTGGTTGCTTAATTCAAGACATGCTCAAAGGCTGCTCGAAGGTCTTGCTAAGTCTTTAGCAACCGTTTTTTTCCtcttttttgtgtttttttacTCGACCATCTTAACATATTTCATGATGACAGATTACTTGGATTGAACACATGGAAATTGAAGATATAAGACCAATTCATAATCTTTACATGAAACATGTATGTAGTGGTTTAGCATTTGGTGCCACAAGAAAGCTTGCAACACTTCGAAGAACTTGTGAAAGGCTTTCTTGTTTGATGGATGTTAGTAATACTTCCTATTTTGGAGGAGGTAAGCCATCTACATGCTCTgcattttatttttttctatatcTATTTAGTGGTGCCTTGTGACACAAGTATATGAAATTGATTTAACACCTGATTTCCAGTAATTACATCCACTCATGGCAAAAGAAatttgatgaaactttctcaGAGGATGGTTAAGACTTTTTGTTCTAGCATCAACACAGTTAATGGACAGCAAGTGATAATCTCTGGGATGAACGATTTGGAAGTACGTGCAATGCTTCAAAGGTGCACTGATCCTGGCCATCCTAACAGCATTGTTGTGAGTGCAGCAACTACTATTTCCGTCCCATTTGCTTCTGTAGAGGTTTTCAATTTCTTCAGGGACGGAAGAAACCGACCCCTTGTAAGATTTATGATACAAAGTTTCTTTTTCTGGTGCAAAGCTTCTTATGCATATCACTCTTACAAATAATCTTTTGTTTGTTTTTGTGATCAGTGGGATGTTTTTTCTAATCATAATCCTGTCAAAGAGATTGGCCATATTGCGTGTGGATCTCATCCAGGGAATCGTATCTCTGTTCTCGGGGTATGATTTTTAGCCTTTTTTTGCTTTAAGTTATACTTGCGATCTTTATCTTATTTAAAGGCAAGGATTTTTTAGGGAGCCCCTTACAGAGAACCCTTATTCTCAGGAGAACATGTCTTGAACAACATCTAATTGTTTTTATACTTGCCCCGTTTAAATAAAGCAATCTTACGATTGGCAGGCCTCGGGTACCAGCCAGAGCAACATGTTAATACTTCAAGAAAGCTGCATTGACTCATCAGGTGCCCTTGTTGTGTACTGTTCTATAGACCCACATGCCATCAACATAGCCATGAGTAGTGAAGACCCCTCAGTTGTCCCAATCTTATCCTCTGGATTCGCAATAGCACCTGATGCTGGAGAAAATCTGGGTCCTGGAGAAATGTCAGCTGGATCACTTGTTACAATAGTGGTACAAATTATCGTGAGCAACTTGACAACAGGTACGATGAGCCAGGAGGCGGTGAATACAATAAATCACCTGGTGGGAAACACTATAAGGCAAATAAAAGCTGCCTTGAATTGCTCTACTTGTTAAGATTGAGGTCGAGTTGCACCTGTGTACATGTTAGAGCATGGATCTTTAAAATCATGCCCAGATAGTTGAGACAAAATGAAGTTTagtggggggggggggggatgaatatttattattaatttttctGAAGCAAACTTATTGCTTAATGCTTCTTCTGCTACTGATTTTCGCTTTTCGCCTGCCAAATTTTATTCAGTACCAATTTCAAATTTCAGCTACTTCCGTTGCTTTTTTATTTATCGTTTATTGCATTTTTTATAACAAATTGATCGGTTACATAAAAATCAGACCATTGATATAGATGGGAAAAGAATCAGGATTCCAGGACACAAGTTGCTAAGCAATAGGATGGCAACATGCATAACAAATGTAGAAGCATTTAGACTCCGGGCTGCAGATCTCGAAGAAGTCCGTTCCTGAGAAATCCATGTGTTAAAGGTACAtctggaaatttaaagaaaactTGCCTCTACATTTCATTAAAAAGTTCTTACTATAGATGAATGAGGTATTTAACTACTAGTCTACCGGTAAGTGAACTATTACGTTTGTCGTCCGAATCTACTAAGGTTGAGGAGCAGTATATGAACAGGATCTTGCATTAAAGATATCCCTGAAGTTTTTTGGTATTGATCGACAATTAGGAATCAAGTTGTTCCCAACCAAGGCTTCACCACAAAGGTTGTTCAAATTTATGTTACATAACGTCTTGTTTTGGGGGGTGAAGTGCTTGAAGGTTTCCGGGTACTTGTGCTGATGAGCAAAACAAGTTTGTAATTATCATGGGCCTATTCAAACTTTGAACTCCCTGCTCTGAAATAGAGAGATTGAATAGAAGTTTGTAAAGAGGGATCAGATTGAATGTTTATTGGAGGTTGGATCTGTGACTATAGCTATGGTTAATTAAATTTGTTAAAGAGATAAGAGGCATGCTTAAATTTTTTTACCAAAGGGCCAGA is a window from the Apium graveolens cultivar Ventura chromosome 1, ASM990537v1, whole genome shotgun sequence genome containing:
- the LOC141709565 gene encoding homeobox-leucine zipper protein ROC8-like; this encodes MDDTRDRGGSSDRDGSDSSRRKSHHLRHTPRQIERLEGAFRECPHPDEKMRMELSKELGLSSRQIKFWFQNKRTQLKAKHEKSDNNVLRAENDKIRNENIAIMEALKNVMCPSCRGPDQFGGDTYLKEQKLLEENGQLREQLKRYENIVANYKPLMVDVSRNAMDELIKLVQSDSPFWIRSSADGGEVLNLECYESIFPGVAKSPNVRIESSKDSSVVIIDSLELVDKFMDANKWMEFFPNIVSRATTLEVVSSGLTGSRSGLLQLMYEELQVLSPLVPTRKFYFLRFCEQIEQHTWAIVDVSYNFPQQPFSTSQSPVRLLPSGCLIQDMLKGCSKITWIEHMEIEDIRPIHNLYMKHVCSGLAFGATRKLATLRRTCERLSCLMDVSNTSYFGGVVPCDTSI
- the LOC141721554 gene encoding homeobox-leucine zipper protein HDG11-like; this translates as MNDLEVRAMLQRCTDPGHPNSIVVSAATTISVPFASVEVFNFFRDGRNRPLWDVFSNHNPVKEIGHIACGSHPGNRISVLGASGTSQSNMLILQESCIDSSGALVVYCSIDPHAINIAMSSEDPSVVPILSSGFAIAPDAGENLGPGEMSAGSLVTIVVQIIVSNLTTGTMSQEAVNTINHLVGNTIRQIKAALNCSTC